TAACAATTACTATAAGAATCAATTCCAGCTGGTTGGTTGAATGCGCTTCTGTCCAAGGGCGGTTCTGGTACTTCCTCCTTCATTATCTTCTCTTATTCTCTAACATAGAGTGACAATGAGTATATAGAGTGAGTGCGTGTGAGAAACTTTATTGTTCCAACAAACTGGTATCAGAGCTGAGGTTCAAGATCCCTGGATACCAAAATTGAGATGGCTTCCTCGAATGGAAATTTTCCAGCATCTATGCCTGTTCTCATAGGCAACAATTATGATGATTAGTGTGCTCAGATGAAGGTAATCTTTCGATTTCAAGATGTGATAGAAGTGGTACAAAAAGAGGTTCAAGAACCTGAAAAGAACCCAACTGATGTACAAAAGGTGGCTCGCTGTGATTTGATGAAAAGAGATGCAAAGGCATTGTTCATTATTCATCAGTGTGTAGATGCGataatttccaaaaaaatcagATATGTTGATACTGCAAATAAGGCATGGGATACTCTAGAGAAATCTTGCGCAAGGGATAacaaactcaagaaggtgaaGCTGCAAACCTTGAGAAGTTAGTATGAACTTCTACAAATGAGTGATCAAGAAAGCATTGGTGAGTTCTTTTCTCGAATCTTGgcaattacaaatcaaatgaatgCTTATGGTTACAAACAATCAGACTTGGGGATCATTGACAAGGTATTAAGAACCTTGATACCAAGATTCGATCATATAGTGGTGGCAATTAAGCAAGGCCAGGATCTTGAAGAAATAAAGATTGAAGAACTGCACGGAATACTTGAAGCTCAAGAGATTAAGCTCAATGAAAGAAACTTACAAAGATCAGTTGAGCAACCTATGCAAGCCCAAACAACCAAAGGGAACAATTATGATGTTGGCAAGAATaagaagggaaagggaaagTGGAAGAACAATAAGTGGAAGGGGTCAGGTGAGGACTCCAGCAGTCTGGAAATCATAACCAGAATaaagaaactaacaagaaaagtGGAGGGAATCACAAAGTGGGAAAGAAGAAATTCAACTAGAAAGAGATTTAGTGTTATAACTATAAGAAATTGGGACATTTTGCAGATGAATGCAGAAATAAAAGGGTTCCAAGAAATGCACATGAGGCTCAATTAGCATAAGATGAGGATTCTGACTTTGATAAAGTGTTACTAATGGGAACTACAAACTCAAAAGAAGACAGTGCTAATTTGTGGTATCTTGACACAGGCTGTTCCAATCACATGACTGGACATAGAGAGTGGTTTGTAAGCATTGATGATAAGGTGAAGAGCAAGATCAAGTTTGCAGGTAACAATTTTGTAACTGTAGAAGGCATTAGAAAGGTGATGATTCAGAGGAAGGATGGATAACACTCATTTATCAATGATGTGCTATATGTTCCCAATATGAAGAATAATTTGCTGAGTTTGGGACAGTTGCTAGAAAAAGGCTACTCAATGCAGATGAAAGACAACCAACTGAAGATGTTTGAGGGCAATAGGAGGTTGATTCTAAAGACCCCTTTGTCAAGAAACAGAACATTCAAGATTGGAATTCATATTGCAGAATTTCAATGCTTGGCTGCTTCTATAAGTGATGAAAGTTGGATGTGACATCACAGGTTTGGTCATCtaaatttcaagagtttaagtgaattgaaaagtaagaaaatggTTCATGGTCTCCCTCAAATTAAGATACCAAAACATTTGTGTGTTGAGTGTTGTGTGTCAAAGCAACCAAGGAATTCTTTCAAGTCAAAAATTCCAATCAGATCCAAAAGAAAGCTTGAAGTGATCTATTATGATGTGTGTGGTCCTTTTGAAGTGAAATCTCTAAGAGGTAACAGTTACTTTGTGTCATTCATTGATGAATTTACTAGAAAAATGTGGATCTATCTCATTAAGCAGAAAAGTGAAGTGTTTAACATCTTTAAGAAGTTTAAGTTGTTGAGTGAAAAGCAGAGTAATGAGGTAATCAAAGTTCTTAGAACAGAAGGAGGTGGTGAGTATAATTGACATGAATTTCAagtattttgtgatgaaaaagGAATAATTCATGAAGTGACATCTGCCTAGACACCTTAACATAATGGTGTTGATGAGAGAAGAAACAGAACCATTCTGAACATGGCCAGGAGCATGATGAAAGGGAAGGGAATGCCTCATTACTTATGGGGAGAGGCAACTTCTACTGTTGTGTATATTTTAAACAGATGTTCCACTAAGAGATTGCAGGGATACACACCTGAAAAAGCATGGTCAGAAAAGAAGCCTAGTGTGAGTCATTTCAGAATATTTGGTTCACTGTGTTTTAAGCATGTGCCTGAGCAGATTAGAAAGAAACTTGATTGCAAGGTTGAACCAATGATACTCATTGGATATCATCTAATCGGTGCCTACAAGTTGTATGATCCTAGAAGGAAGAAGGTTGTGATTAGCATATATGTCTTGATAGATGAAACCAAGGGCTGAAATTGGGAAAAAAATGCTGCTGACAATGGTGAAAGAAAGGTGATTGTGAACCTTGAAGACAAACAAAGTGAAGATGATGTACCATCAGGTGGGGAGCAACTCAGAAGGTCACAAAGAGGAAGACAAGTACCACAAATACTCAGAGAGTATGAATTGTATCCTGATACAACAATCACTGCAGAAGGGGATTTTGTGCACTTTGCTCTACTTGCTGAATCAGAACCAATAAGTCATGATGAAGCCTCACAAAATTCACATTGGAGAGAAGCTATGGAAGAAGAATTGAGATCAATTGAGAAGAACCAAACTTGGGAGTTAGTCCACTTACCTCAAGGAAAAAGATCAATTGATATGAAGTGGGTCTATAAGACTAAAGTAAAATCTAATGGAGATGTATCCAAGTATAAGGCAAGATTAGTAGCAAGGGGATTTCTGCATAAACATGGCTTGGACTACAATGAGATTTTCGCTCCAGTTGCAAGACTTGAAACTGTTAGGCTCATTGTGGCAGCTATTAGCAATAGAAACCGGTCTCTATATCAACTTGATGTGAAGTCAGCATTTTTGAATGAGTCACTTGAAGAAGAAGTATGCATAACTCAACCACCTAGTTATGTAATGGTAGGTTAAGAGGATAAAGTTTACAAGTTGAATAAGGCACTATATGGCCTTAAGCAAGCTCCTAGAGCTTGGAATATGAGAATTGGTAGCTTCCTAGTCCAGCAGAATTTCACCAAGTGCACTAGTGAGCATGGAGTTTATGTCAGAAACACAGATTCTGGTGATTTTTCGATAATATGTCTTTATGTAGATGATTTGCTAGTGACTAGCAATAGTAAAGAAGATATGAGAGTGCTCAAAGGAAGAATAATGGAAGAATTTGAGATGTCTGATCTTGGTGAACTATCATACTTCTTGGGTATTGAATTTGTTTCTACTAGTAAAGggattttcatgcatcaaaagaaGTATGTAGAAGACATTTTGAAGAGGTTCAATATGATGGAGTGCAATTTTGTGATCATACCATCTGAAACTAGAATCAAGCAGCAAATAGATGGGGATGAGAAAGAAGTTGATCCTACCTTGTAAAAGCAAATTGTAGGCTCATTGAGGTACCTATGTAACACCAGACCAGACATTGCCTATTGTGTTGGGTTGATAAGCAGGTTTATGGAGAAACCAAAGATACCTCACTTCCTGGCAGCAAAGAGGATTCTGAGGTATGTGAAAGGAACATTGGATCTTGacattttatattcttatagTTAGAAGAATATAGAAGGAGAAGTGTTTGATTATAATGATTCAGATTGGTGTGGTGATAAGGATGATAAGAAAAACATTGCTGGGtatgttttcaaatttggaacaaCACCAATCTCTTGGTGCTCAAAGATGCAGAGTGTAATTGCTTTGTCAACATGTGAAGTAGAatatattgttgttgttatggaAGCTTGTCAAGCTCTATGGCTGGAAGCTTTAGTGGAAGAACTGAACTTGAGAGATTGCAGTCCTATGAGGCTGTTGATTGATAACAAATTAGCAATTGATTTAGTCAAGCATCCTGTGGCACATAGCAGGAGTAAACATATTGAAACCAAGTTTCATTTATTGCGTGATCAAGTGAGTAAATAGAAGCTTGAATTGGAGTTTTGTAGGTTTGAAAATCAAGTTGTAGACATACtaactaagccattgaagtctATCAAGTTCAAGGAATTGAGAGACAAGTTAGGAGAGACATCCTTGACAAATCTCTTGGTGTGGTGATAAGGATGACAAGAAAAACATTGCTGGGTATTTTTTCACATTTGGAACAACACCAATCTCTTGGTGCTCAGAGAAGCAGAGTGTAGTTGCTTTGTCAACATGTGAAGCAGAATATATTGTTGTTGCTATGGAAGCTTGTCAAGCTCTATGGCTGGAAGCTTTAGTGGAAGAATTGAACTTG
This genomic interval from Glycine max cultivar Williams 82 chromosome 5, Glycine_max_v4.0, whole genome shotgun sequence contains the following:
- the LOC102668474 gene encoding uncharacterized protein, yielding MSDQESIGEFFSRILAITNQMNAYGYKQSDLGIIDKVLRTLIPRFDHIVVAIKQGQDLEEIKIEELHGILEAQEIKLNERNLQRSVEQPMQAQTTKGNNYDVGKNKKGKGKWKNNKWKGSGCSNHMTGHREWFVSIDDKVKSKIKFAGNNFVTVEGIRKLLEKGYSMQMKDNQLKMFEGNRRLILKTPLSRNRTFKIGIHIAEFQCLAASISDESWM